In Nematostella vectensis chromosome 2, jaNemVect1.1, whole genome shotgun sequence, one genomic interval encodes:
- the LOC5514771 gene encoding coenzyme Q-binding protein COQ10 homolog B, mitochondrial — MAAAVRFRAASFSPGKKLVCKYVQRSFVTSTSRHLSTNAGIKSQTLNSSERRTNTGVITPHSRILVPSKYDVSSKRTFIKTFVPDPFKSTRRKKYSERKIMGYSMEDMYNVVADVDDYKHFVPWCRDSTTFRRRPGCFKAKLCVGFPPLLSEKYTSTVTIVPPNLVKSECTDGEMFNYMLTVWKFGPGLKDNPNTCTLDFFVEFEFKSLLHSRLSTMFFDEVVKKMVRAFEDRCAYLYGPQRLKMGIKSRTPNPDTR, encoded by the exons atggcggctgccGTACGGTTCCGTGCAGCGAGTTTTTCTCCAGGAAAGAAACTAGTTTGTAAATATGTCCAAAG gtCATTTGTTACATCTACCAGCCGTCATCTTTCAACAAACGCCGGTATCAAGTCTCAAACTCTTAACTCATCAGAAAGGCGGACAAATACAGGTGTTATAACACCACATTCTAGAATACTGGTACCTTCTAAGTACGATGTGTCCTCTAAAAGAACATTTATCAAGACATTTGTACCCGATCCCTTTAAATCTACTCGAAGGAAAAAATATTCAGAACGGAAAATAATGGG atATTCAATGGAAGACATGTATAATGTCGTGGCAGACGTTGATGATTACAAGCACTTTGTACCATGGTGCAGGGATTCTACAACATTTAGACGGCGCCCAGGATGCTTCAAAGCTAAACTTTGTGTGGGGTTTCCACCGTTATTATCAGAAAAATATACATCAACAGTGACTATTGTGCCACCTAATCTTGTTAAG TCTGAATGCACAGATGGGGAGATGTTTAATTACATGTTGACAGTGTGGAAGTTTGGTCCTGGTCTTAAAGACAATCCTAACACCTGCACATTGGATTTTTTT GTAGAATTTGAGTTCAAGTCCTTACTGCATTCAAGGCTGTCAACTATGTTTTTCGATGAAGTAGTGAAGAAAATGGTGCGAGCGTTTGAGGATAGGTGTGCATACCTTTATGGCCCTCAGCGACTCAAAATGGGTATAAAATCACGTACACCAAACCCAG